From the genome of Nitrospiraceae bacterium:
TGCCCTTGTCGTCGTATAGATCCATGGTGAGGAGCAGGGTCTCAAGATCTGGCGCAACTTCCCAAAACATCTGCTCCTTGCCCTGAAGTTTTACTACCCCGTTGATGTTGCGGAAGACATTCGAGCCCATATGCAGCTCGAGCCCGGTCTCTGGTTTCGCCTCTTCGATGAATTCAGCGGAATCTCCGCTCTCTATTTTGTTGGATTGGAGTTGCTCGTTCATCATCTGTCTCGAATGGAACTCTCCCTGCGGCGCGGGGCATGAAGTTGTCGAAAGGTAGGCCATGTTTGTGTCTGTGTCAAGTCGTGAAAGAACGAGTCCATTCGTCGGAAAACTTTCAGAGGACCCAGAACAATTGAAAAGGCAAAAGACCCTATGCTACTGTGCCGCTCCGTTTGTGGTACGCCTGGCTGGTCCCATCGTCTAGCCTGGCCTAGGACGGGGCCCTCTCAAGGCCCAAACACGGGTTCGAATCCCGTTGGGACCACCACACTGATTTTATTGATGTTTTAGGCTCCGTGTTTGAGGAACATTCAAATGTTCCTCGAACATGGAAGAACCGTTGGTGGGAAAACTCGCCAACATTCGTCTCGCCGGCTCTTCGTAAAACGACACCGCTTGCTTCAATTGTGCGGGACGAATCATCGTATAGATCTGCGTCGTATCGATGCGCTGATGCCCGAGCAGTGCGCGCACTTGCTCGAGATCGTGTCGTTGCTCCAATACTTCCATCGCGACACCGTGACGAATGTCGTGCGGCTTCAGCATCGGGTAGCCGATCAGCTTTCCATAAAGTTTGCACAGCCGCCAGATATTCTTCCCGGTCATCGGCGCACGATGCAGTCCGATCACTCGACGTCCCCACACCGACCAGAACAGCGGCGTTTCCGGCGTCAATGTTTGGACGCTCGGTGCTAACCACTGCTCGACGTAGGAGTGGAGATAGCGCATCACCGGTTCGGGCAACGGAATGTCCCTCGTCCGTCCGCCCTTCACACGGACCCGCCGCAATCCCCAGAG
Proteins encoded in this window:
- a CDS encoding tyrosine-type recombinase/integrase, whose translation is RDRKGNVMTRPLVELVEQFCQYQLKQRGKTEGGVQTARWNLEQFLIFVRNRHGKVARLSDLTRTIIQEWMDDMAARDLSVSSMRTRQSTLSSFCTWLVKREVLPVNPVAGMDRPPHRVEPPKQVPTPSLMDALIEAARKRQRPRDVAIFLILRFTGMRRASVATLQARHLDGLWGLRRVRVKGGRTRDIPLPEPVMRYLHSYVEQWLAPSVQTLTPETPLFWSVWGRRVIGLHRAPMTGKNIWRLCKLYGKLIGYPMLKPHDIRHGVAMEVLEQRHDLEQVRALLGHQRIDTTQIYTMIRPAQLKQAVSFYEEPARRMLASFPTNGSSMFEEHLNVPQTRSLKHQ